ATAGGAACTAGATGTTTTTCTTCCTGATATTAACGACTGGACTGCCCTGAAGCAGCTGAAGAACGACCCTGATACAGCCCTTTCGTACTTATTATTTCAGTTACAGACAACAACAAGCTGGGAATTGCCCTTGGGGCAACTTATTCCTTTACAAAACCAGTAAAAAGAGTCGAACTGCTGGATTCCTTATAAGAAATCACAGGTAAGTTCAGGTTAGAAGAACCGAGGATTCTCATCATTGATGACTATGAGAATTCAGTGGAACTTCTGAGTACTATGATTAAACCTGAAGGCTTTGAGGTGGCAAAGGCCTATGGTGGGCAGGAAGGCCTGGACAGACTCTTTTCCGAGCAGCAGTCGGATATCCTTATTTTCGATCTGTTGATGCCGGAAATAAGCGGATTTGAGGTAGTTGCCCGCCTTAGATCAGGTGAACAGACAAAAAAATCTCAATTCAGTTTAATGTACCGCAGGCGAGTTAACCGAGAAAAATATTGAAGAACTGAATGACGAACTTAAGGGTCATCTTATTTCTATTATGAAAAAGGAAACTTTCGGAAGAAAAGAGTTAATTAATAAGATAAAACAATTAGCTATGCTGAAGAGGCGTGAAGATGAAAGAAATTCTTATTGTCGAAGATAACCCCATGAACATGGAATTGATCCTGGATCTCCTGGAGTTTTACGGACACCATGTAACGGAAGCTGAGGACGGGATAAAGGCTCTTGAACACCTTGCTGAGAAAAAGTTCGATATTATCCTCCTAGACATGCAACTTCCTAAAATGGATGGACTTGAAGTTCTGGACAGGATAAAAAAGAACCCTGAGACTTCAGACATTCCTGTGATAGCTGTCACAGCTCATGCCATGAAGGGAAGTGAAGAACACTTTATCGAAATGGGATGTGTAGATTATATTTCAAAACCCATAAATATCCACAGGTTCAGGTCCCTTATAGATAAATATCTGGGAGTATAAAGGAAAGACACAGAACAGCAAATTGGAACGCAAACCGAATTACAATATGATGTTTGCAGTCTAAAGAAATCAAAATTTGGAGAACAAAGAAAATCAGGAAAAGTAAACTAACATTGGAAAACTATTGTAGCCGGAAATACATTTTTTTCTATTTCGAGCTGAATATTTTTTCAGTCCCGTTTTCACTCAGTTTGATTTTCGTCTACATCCGGCTAAAGCCTTATGTTTTAAACAGATTCCGCCTCTGTCTTAAACATGCCATATTACCCGGTAAATTATATGTTGTCCAGTCGCCTGGACATATTTTTATAATATAAAAAAAGCTCTTCACACCATTTAAGTGCGCTTTCATCGAAGCTCATCAACCGCTGGTGGTCAAACTTTCCTTTTTTATCAAAGAGTACAAGAGAGCAGAAACGTTCTGTTACGACATCTTTAAGTGTCACATTTTTGTTACATATATAGACTTCCGTATTCTTTGATTCTACAAGAGTTTTCAGGTCTTCAAAATAATCCTTTTTCATTCTCTCAAAGACCGGCTCTGTAAGGATAAGGCACATCTCTGCTTCTTTTCGTACGAGCTCGGAATATATCTCGATATGGAGAGGATTAAAGTATGAAAGGAATATTTTTATATGTTTTGACGCGAGAAGGTTCTTTTTGAAGTCTTCGGGAACTTCGAAAAGCCGGTTAAGATCGACTTCAAGCATGAAGTAATTCCCTAGTTCATTAATCCTGTTAAGAAGATACTCGGGAATTGCGGTAAAATCATGGTTAATCCAGTAATCGTAGTTTTCCTCAAAAACCCTTACCGTATCAAGCAGAGGCTCCATCTTTTCTACAACGATTTCCCCCATATCCGAGAGCCTGTAGGTATTTTTCTCATCCTGAACGATCAGACGCCCTTCCTTTAATTTCTTGATCTGCGGCATAATTGAAGTCGAGTTAACGTTAAGGGCGGTTTTTATTTCGTCACCTGTCTTGGGCCCTTCTTCTAGAAGGAGCAACAAATCTTTCCTTTTTTCAGATAGGAATGCCAGGTCAATAAACGATATTTTCATTTTAATTCCATCTCCCCTAGAAGCTTCTTAAGTATGCCGGAGGAGTTCTCCAACATCTTATTTCAGGAAGCAATCTCTATTGGCAAAAGTCCTTTATTACTATGGGAGTGCAGAGGGTCACGAATACCCTGACCTTCAGGTCGGGGATGAAGTGAACCCTCGCTGGCTGTTTTGTATTCGCTTAAACTGTATCAATCATCGTTTTTTTGTAAAATGAGGTTTTTTGACACCATAGCCACAGGTGGTTCCAGCTACCTATGGCTAGGATGTGATAAGCGTTGGAATTGCGCAGTTTTAGCCATGGCTATGGTCAGATTACCTACCACATCGTGTTGGTGCCTAAGTATCGATACAAGATATTCTACAATAAACGAGTTAAAAAGGATTGCGAGTCTATATTCCACAATATTTGCACAGAGAAAGGCTACAAAATCCATGCTCTGGAAGTTGTAGATAATCATGTTCACCTGTTCCTGGAATTCCACCCAAGCACCTCTCTATCAGAGGTGGTTCAATACTTGAAAGGAGGTAGTTCTTACAGATTGTTCAAGCTTCATCCTGAACTGAGAACACGATATTGGGGTGGAAGTCTATGGTCAAGTGGTAAATTCTATCGATCCGTTGGAAATGTAACCGCTGACACAATCAAGCACTACATTAAGGAGTCGCAGGGAAAACCGAAAACAGAGGTTCAATCATATAGATTAAAGTCTAGGCAACGGAAAATTGACGATTTCTAAGTACCAGAATAACCGGGCGGGCGGCCCATCAGCATACCCCATCCTTTAGGTTGGGGTGGCCGCACGCAATTTGATTTTTCCCAGGAGAAAACTGCGAGGGGGACTTAGTGCAACACTCATGCGCTACTTTTCAGTTGCTTCCTTATATTATTTTCCAAAATTTACTTATTTTCTTAAAGTTAAGCTCTTTTTATCTGTCGGTTTCCCTTTCTCTTTGCTTTTTTTCTTTCTATCTTTTTTTTATTTCCTATCTTTCTGTTCCCCTTTTTCTTTTCCTTTTTTATTTTCTGCCTGTTTTTCTCATCCTTTTCTCATTCTTTTATTCTGATAACAAGGATGTAACCCACATATTTTGAGGTTTACTTTTTCGGAGCAGGATTTTTTTGCCTTCTCCCAGCCATTTGAAACTGTATCTGATCTTTCTGCCGAACAGGTAATACTTCCCCATTTTCAAAATCAGCTCTGCAAAATACCGGGCAAATTTCCAGGTCCCGCCCATCCCCCAATCAATGCGTTTACTTCTCCGGGTCTCGGAGAAGACCTGAACTTTCGGACATTTACGTCTTTGAGCCCGCCTTCTTGAAGTCCCCTTTTCTATTCTTCCGGTGTGGGGAGTGAAAAGGGAAGCTCTATAATTTCCCCGAATACTTTTTCTGCGTGAGCGATTTCTTCAGCGGCTTTCGGGGAAATCCTCTCCTCTTTGTACATTTCGTTGATTCCCATATAGCCCTCAGTTTTCAGGACCGGCGCAAATTCTTTGAAGGTCCTACCCCTGTCAAGGAACTGGGACACAAACTCGGTTATCACTGCGTCAAAAGTCCCGGCTTCGAAGGGCAGGGCATAAGTGTCCGCAACCCTGAACTCCACCCTCTCCGAAACGCTCTGTCTTCTGGCTCTTTCTTTTGCTTCCTCAATAAAAAGTTCCGCAATATCAATCCCCACCACATTGCAGCCGATTTTTCTGGTGGATGTAAAGCCGCCTGTATGATAATAGAGCATTCCCAGGTAACCTAAGAACTGTACATGAATTTCTCGATTCATACAGATCAAGCATTCTATAGCCTTTTCTGTATCAGGCAACAATCTTTTTTTTCAAATGGAATATCCTTTCCAAAAACCTAATTTATTTCGATGTTAATAAAAGTAATCCGGATCGAGAAATGGATTCATTTGCAATTTTTAAGAAATATATCTGTATATTCCGGTTTTAGATTGAAGCAATAACTCGTTAATCTCAGTTTTGAAATCCCATCTTCTGGTATTGCTTCTCTTCCAATAATTAAAGCCTGATTTCATACCATTTTGGTTCAAGTGTATCAATCTAGTTTCGTTTGGAGTACTTGACGACTTTTACAATGATTCACTTTACGTTTCCCATGGAATCCTTACCCTATCAAATCGTCTAAATTGGATTTTCAAAGTTATTCACATTGTTCCAGAAGCTTTGCACACCTGCATTACTGCTGATGCACATTCTGGTAGGGTTACCCCCAAATGGAAGGCAGCATTCAAGTAATCCATAACATAACTTCTTGTCGCACGGCATGAACGTGCTTTTCACACTTTTATTTTTTGTGCTTGTTATTCAAAGAATATCATGTGCTTTTTTAAATCCCTACTCTTTCCTTAACTGCCGTATTCTTTTTTCCACCAGTTTCATATCTCAATAATTTTTTCTTCTCTGTATGACTGGATTGCAGCCAGCGCCACTTCCAGAGCATGCTTTCCTTCTTTTCCTGAGGGTATCGGGCATGTTCCATCCTTCTCACAGCAGATAAAATGGAAGAGTTCCTTTTGCAAAGGTTCCGCTTTTTCTACCCTGGCTTTCTGGATCCATCCATCGTTATGGAGTTCCACACTTTGATCCAGGTAGTCCAGATATGCAACACCTTTCAGACCTACAGCAGTAAGCTTCCGGATTTTGTGAGGGGTAAGCCAGTTTGTCTCCACAAGCCCTGAGTATTTGTGGTTCAGGCGCAGGTGAATGGTCGCATGATCTTCAAAGGAATGAATATCTGAGCCCGCTACGGCATATACCTGGTTTATCTTCATTCCGTAGATGCAGGAGATTATATCTATATCATGTACCCCAATATCCAGGATTACCCCCACATCCCTTATCCTGGGATTGTAAGGGCCGACTCTTCTGGTTGAGATAGAGACGATTTTTCCCAGAGCCTCTGAATCGACGATCTCTTTTAATTTTAGTACCGCAGGATTAAACCTCTCTATATGCCCCACCATCAGATATCTGTCCATTTCTTCAGCAGATTCGATCATTGCGGCTGCATTTTCCACACTGTCTGCAATAGGCTTTTCTACAAGCACGTCCACCCCTGCTTCAAGGGCATCAAGTACTATGGGGCAATGAAGTGTGGTAGGAGCTGCAATACTGATTGCGTCAAGCTTTGTTTTCTTGAACATTTTTTTATGGTCTGCAAAAGGCAATGTATTGTATCTTGCTGCAAGCTCTTTTACCCTTGAAGTATTGGGATCGGAAATCCCTATCAAATTTACGTCTTCCATTTCACTATAAATCCTGACATGGTTCTCTCCCATGTAGCCGGTTCCAACCACTCCTACTCGTATCAATTTTACCCCCCACAATTACTTTATCAGGCTTTATTATCTCGATTGTCTGATATCCTGCAAAAAAACAGGATATTTCAACACAGATAGTATGTTATCTGTAAATAAAGATCAATTTTATCTGTAAATAAAGATCAATTTTATCTGTAAATAAAGATCAATTTTATCTGTAAATAAAGATCAATTTTATCAGTAAATAAAGATCAATTCTTGAACAGAATGACCTTGAGTTCTTACTGCTTTTTCAGATAGGCTTCAATTCGATTTTTCCATATTGTTCCTTTCATTGTATGGAAGCCTTCCAGAATACAGGTAAGTTAAATTTCAAACCCTTTTTTCCCCAATTGACGGCGTATGCCTTACCATTATGCCGTTTCCCTTTTAATTAATATATATTCTTTGTATGTCAGTTTTATCCTGCCATCAATATTTTTTGCCAGTAGACTCTGACTACGCGCATATATTGAACTCCTCTGCTTCATTTTTTAAAGCCTATTGGCACTTCTATATTTTGCTTGAATTCCTCTCAACTAAAGAAGCTCCTTTACTACTTCACGCGCTCTCAGAGTATGCCTCATGTGTCTTCGGTTAAGTGAGGAATCATGATAAATTGCACCTATCTCTACAACAGTTGTCTAAAATTTTAATATAATATAGGCTGAAGCAGAGTCTTGATTTTAGATAAAGAGGGCAAAATTTGAGAGGGCAAAGTTTGAGATCGATTTATGGTACAAAATCGATAGCTTTCGGGCAAGAAAATTCCTTAACTGATGACCAATGGAGTATGCCTATACAATGCGCTTCTTTACCACTTAATCTTATTCCCTCAGCTCTCTCCTTTCCTTATCACCGGAAGGATTAATAAGCTCCCGGTGCAACATTATTTTTCTTAAGGTTACTGCATGATATCAAGGAGCTTTTATGATGCTTATCTTTTCCCCGGTCTCTGAGATTCATGCCTTAATATATAACTGGGTTAGGACATACTATATGTCAGCAACTCTCTATTCAATAAATGGGGTATTCTCATAAGTTCTTA
The Methanosarcina sp. WWM596 DNA segment above includes these coding regions:
- a CDS encoding response regulator, whose amino-acid sequence is MELLSTMIKPEGFEVAKAYGGQEGLDRLFSEQQSDILIFDLLMPEISGFEVVARLRSGEQTKKSQFSLMYRRRVNREKY
- a CDS encoding response regulator — encoded protein: MKEILIVEDNPMNMELILDLLEFYGHHVTEAEDGIKALEHLAEKKFDIILLDMQLPKMDGLEVLDRIKKNPETSDIPVIAVTAHAMKGSEEHFIEMGCVDYISKPINIHRFRSLIDKYLGV
- a CDS encoding winged helix-turn-helix domain-containing protein; translation: MKISFIDLAFLSEKRKDLLLLLEEGPKTGDEIKTALNVNSTSIMPQIKKLKEGRLIVQDEKNTYRLSDMGEIVVEKMEPLLDTVRVFEENYDYWINHDFTAIPEYLLNRINELGNYFMLEVDLNRLFEVPEDFKKNLLASKHIKIFLSYFNPLHIEIYSELVRKEAEMCLILTEPVFERMKKDYFEDLKTLVESKNTEVYICNKNVTLKDVVTERFCSLVLFDKKGKFDHQRLMSFDESALKWCEELFLYYKNMSRRLDNI
- the tnpA gene encoding IS200/IS605 family transposase — protein: MELRSFSHGYGQITYHIVLVPKYRYKIFYNKRVKKDCESIFHNICTEKGYKIHALEVVDNHVHLFLEFHPSTSLSEVVQYLKGGSSYRLFKLHPELRTRYWGGSLWSSGKFYRSVGNVTADTIKHYIKESQGKPKTEVQSYRLKSRQRKIDDF
- a CDS encoding class I SAM-dependent methyltransferase, translated to MNREIHVQFLGYLGMLYYHTGGFTSTRKIGCNVVGIDIAELFIEEAKERARRQSVSERVEFRVADTYALPFEAGTFDAVITEFVSQFLDRGRTFKEFAPVLKTEGYMGINEMYKEERISPKAAEEIAHAEKVFGEIIELPFSLPTPEE
- a CDS encoding UDP-N-acetylglucosamine 3-dehydrogenase, which codes for MIRVGVVGTGYMGENHVRIYSEMEDVNLIGISDPNTSRVKELAARYNTLPFADHKKMFKKTKLDAISIAAPTTLHCPIVLDALEAGVDVLVEKPIADSVENAAAMIESAEEMDRYLMVGHIERFNPAVLKLKEIVDSEALGKIVSISTRRVGPYNPRIRDVGVILDIGVHDIDIISCIYGMKINQVYAVAGSDIHSFEDHATIHLRLNHKYSGLVETNWLTPHKIRKLTAVGLKGVAYLDYLDQSVELHNDGWIQKARVEKAEPLQKELFHFICCEKDGTCPIPSGKEGKHALEVALAAIQSYREEKIIEI